A section of the Meles meles chromosome 8, mMelMel3.1 paternal haplotype, whole genome shotgun sequence genome encodes:
- the LOC123949776 gene encoding LOW QUALITY PROTEIN: tyrosine-protein kinase Yes-like (The sequence of the model RefSeq protein was modified relative to this genomic sequence to represent the inferred CDS: inserted 1 base in 1 codon; substituted 1 base at 1 genomic stop codon), which produces MGCIKSKENKSPTIKYRTENTPEPVSSSVSHYGAEHTAVAPSSSTKGASVNFSSLSMTPFGGSSGVTPFGGASSSFSVGPSSYPAGLTGGVTIFVALYDYEARTTEDLSFKKGERFQIINNTEGDWWEARSIATGKNGYIPSNYVAPADSIQAEEXYFGKMGRKDAERLLLNPGNQRGIFLVRESETTKGAYSLSIRDWDEVRGDNVKHYKIRKLDNGGYYITTRAQFDTLQKLVKHYTEHADGLCHKLTTVCPTVKPQTQGLAKDAWEIPXESLRLEVKLGQGCFGEVWMGTWNGTTKVAIKTLKPGTMMPEAFLQEAQIMKKLRHDKLVPLYAVVSEEPIYIVTEFMSKGSLLDFLKEGDGKYLKLPQLVDMAAQIADGMAYIERMNYIHRDLRAANILVGENLVCKIADFGLARLIEDNEYTARQGAKFPIKWTAPKAALYGRFTIKSDVWSFGILQTELVTKGRVPYPGMVNREVLEQVERGYRMPCPQGCPESLHELMNLCWKKDPDERPTFEYIQSFLEDYFTATEPQYQPGENL; this is translated from the exons ATGGGCtgcattaaaagtaaagagaaCAAAAGTCCAACCATTAAATATAGAACCGAAAACACTCCAGAACCTGTCAGTAGCAGTGTCAGCCATTATGGAGCAGAACACACTGCGGTGGCACCATCATCTTCAACAAAGGGAGCATCTGTTAATTTTAGTAGTCTTTCCATGACACCATTTGGAGGATCCTCAGGGGTGACACCTTTTGGAGGAGCATCTTCTTCATTCTCAGTGGGGCCAAGTTCATATCCTGCTGGTTTAACAGGTGGTGTTACTATATTTGTGGCCTTATATGATTATGAAGCTAGAACTACAGAAGACCTTTCATTCAAGAAAGGTGAACGGTTTCAAATAATTAACAACACGGAAGGAGACTGGTGGGAAGCAAGATCTATTGCTACAGGAAAGAATGGCTATATCCCTAGCAATTATGTAGCCCCTGCAGATTCCATTCAGGCAGAAG TGTATTTTGGCAAAATGGGCAGAAAAGACGCCGAAAGATTACTTCTGAATCCTGGGAATCAACGAGGTATTTTCTTAGTAAGAGAGAGTGAAACTACTAAAGgtgcttattctctctctatcCGTGATTGGGATGAAGTAAGAGGTGACAATGTGAAACACTATAAAATTAGGAAACTTGACAACGGTGGATACTAtatcacaaccagagcacaattTGATACTCTGCAGAAGTTGGTAAAACACTACACAGAACATGCTGATGGTTTATGCCATAAGTTAACAACCGTGTGTCCAACTGTGAAACCCCAGACTCAAGGTCTAGCAAAAGATGCTTGGGAAATTCCTTGAGAATCTTTGCGACTAGAGGTTAAATTAGGACAAGGATGTTTTGGTGAAGTATGGATGGGGACATGGAATGGAACTACGAAAGTAGCAATCAAAACACTAAAGCCAGGTACAATGATGCCAGAAGCTTTTCTTCAAGAGGCTcagataatgaaaaaattaagacatgataaacttgttccactatatgcTGTTGTTTCTGAAGAGCCAATTTACATTGTCACTGAGTTCATGTCAAAAGGGAGTTTATTGGATTTCCTGAAGGAGGGAGATGGAAAGTATTTGAAGCTCCCACAACTGGTTGATATGGCTGCTCAGATTGCTGATGGTATGGCGTATATTGAAAGAATGAATTATATTCACCGAGATCTTCGGGCTGCTAATATTCTTGTAGGAGAAAATCTTGTTTGCAAAATAGCAGATTTTGGTTTAGCAAGGTTAATTGAAGACAATGAATATACAGCAAGACAAGGTGCAAAGTTTCCAATCAAATGGACAGCTCCCAAGGCTGCGCTATATGGTCGATTTACAATAAAGTCTGATGTATGGTCATTTGGTATTCTACAGACAGAGCTGGTAACAAAGGGCAGAGTGCCATATCCAGGTATGGTAAACCGTGAAGTGCTAGAACAGGTGGAACGAGGATACAGGATGCCTTGCCCTCAGGGCTGCCCAGAATCCCTACATGAATTGATGAACCTTTGTTGGAAGAAGGACCCTGATGAAAGACCAACATTTGAATATATTCAGTCCTTCTTAGAAGACTACTTCACTGCTACAGAGCCACAGTACCAGCCAGGAGAAAATTTATAA